GTTTGTTCTCATAGATGTGTCGAGCCTCAAGTTTTTCGACTGTCAAGTCTAGACGGCCACACAAGTCCCTCTCTCGGACTTCTTGAACGACTGCTTCGCACATTTTTGTCGCCAAACCTCGGCCTCGGAACCGCTCGCTGACGACGACGCGTTCTAGACGACCGTCTGGTTTCCGGCCCAAGTGCGGCTGTAGAAGGACTTCGCAGTAGCCGAGAAgatctccttctctctcccgctcgtctcctccttcgctctccgcgtttttcacGCTGAAACAGCACCAGGCAtagaaaacgggaagactAAGAATCGAAGCAACCTGTGCATCTGACAGGGTGGTTGGGCACCGCGAGACGGACGGAAGCAGCACACGCACCGCAGGGTAGTCGGACAGTTCCATCCGACGCAAAATCACCTGTTCTCCAGTCTTGCACGTGAGGATCTTTACAAAATCACGtggcacagaagaaaagtatggacaaggagagacagcgtcATCTGCTCCGGCCATCATTTCACACATTTTCTCGCGGTAAGACGAAGCTGCCTTTCTCACGGGGTcaccgcttctctcctcgtcttttggcgttctctctctgtgtctcgctgtccctaaacgttcttcccttcctctttcgccgccACGCATCATCGCACCTTTCTGGGCCTGGCTTTTCTTGCTCGCGCAGCAAGAGCCGCCAGTTActgcgccgctcttcgcgcAGCACGCGCAGTCGCATCCGCATGCAcccgtcttgtctctcgagaCTCGACAGCACTGGCATTCGCACGGGCATGTCTTTGTGCAGCATTTGCAGCATTGACATTCCGTCTTTTTGCAGCAAGCACAAGAACAGCCACATCGGCCCTGATCTCCGTCGGAGCAGCAGGAGCAtttcttcttgtctttgCAGCAGGCGCACGAACACGTGCACGGCGCACAGCACGCACACGGGCAAGCGCATGCGCCCTTGCTTGCTGAGCAGCACATACACTTTTTGCATCCCTTGTCTCCGGTCTTCGTTTGTCCTTCACCTGTGCGGCAACATCGGCCAGTGGGCGATCTTTCCTTGCAGCAGGTgcaagtgcatgcgcaggagCTGTCGGAACAGCACACACACTTGCATTTTCCGCTACTTTTCTGCTCCGCTCCCCCTGCCTCGCCGGACGTGATCGTCACATCCGACGAGACCTTTTCGGGTTCTGAGGAACTTGGCGCAAACATTGTGCGGCACTCGGTTTCCGTCGATGTCACGGTCTtcccgtcgtcgccctcgatGACcactctctcctgcgtcacCTTCGTCACTGGTTCCTCGGACGAAGCCAAAAGTGTGTGTTCGACGATGCGGGTAAAGCTCGCCCTGTCGCTTCCTGGTTGACTGCACTTGCTACTTGTTTGACAGCACCTGCACGAACAATCGCATTTCTTGTCCAACGCGCAGCATGCGCCAGTGCGACGGTCCGGTTGCTTGCAGCACGTGCAATTGCACACACACGTTGACATGGCGGTCCAGAAAAGCAAATGGCAGAGAAAGGTTTCCTGCAACAGACGATAAAAGTGCACCGCCTCAGAAGTAGCAAAGATGAAGCGTCGCGCAAAACACGGCTGAGGGTACACGGCCTCGTGGTCCTTCAGAGATTAGCCTGCTAGAGATGGACGGTGAATCGACACACAGGCCGGTCAACCAGCTGCGCCGGCGCGTCAAAAGTGAAAGAATTACCCCCGAGGGGAAAGAATTATCCGCTTGAAAGAATTGTATGTGTGGTGCCCGAAACTATACCAGCGAAATCGCCTTACTTGACAAAGACGTTCACGCATATACTGCTCGAATCCGCGCCTCTTCACGGCCAGCAAGAGCTATTTCGTGGACGAGGGCAAGACTAGCCAGTGTGACCAAAGCAGCACGAACACACCCGCGGTCtggtttctccgtctccgcaaCAAAACGAACCGAGCAAAATCCGGTGCACTCCGTGGATGAGTTGGCAGACCAACAGAAAATGCTTCCTACGccaaaaaacaaaaagagtGGAGAACTGCGTTGTTTTTAAAATGCTTCGTGACTCCCCAGGCAAGCGCGCGGGATGCCCGCCGTAGCGCCGCACCTCACTCCGGTAGTCGCCGGTAGAAAGCTTGTCCGTTACGCGGGGTGGGGGGAGGCGAGCGTTTGCATTTAGTAAGAGCATCGTAAATCCGGTTTTTTGCTGTCTGTTGGTTACGAGTAGGAGCACTGCAACTGACacgggaggcagagaactgttggttcgttttttccctgcCGCACTTGCTAAGAACCCCGTAGCGAGGAACGTAGTACGCGATAGCCCGGTAGCATATAGCAACATGACTCTATGTTTTCAGACGGCTCTGGCCATGCCCCTGGCACGTCATTTGGGATGTATGTTTCTAGACTTTTGATAAAGAAGCACGCCTCATTTTTTGTCACTGGCCAAAAAGTGGCGGTAACCTGAATCGTATAGTTTGCTGTCGCGGTGCACACGGCAGATATAGGTAGAGGTGTCGGATGCGTTTCCCCGCGAGGTCTCGCCGCTTGTCGGCACGAATGGAGAGAAGTTGCCATAGAAACAAACCATCTTTTCGGTAAGCGATCCCTTGTTCCTTTGTTGGTGTCGACACACGCAAGTCCGGAAAACCGGGTTTCTTTCCCGCGGTCAGGAGTATGTACTCTCCTGGGAGGCCGTGCGAGCGTGCAAGGCTCAGGGATGCGGAGATCTACTGGCTACGTTTTTCCCcattcgcttcttttctgaATTCGGGACGGGGCTGGGATAAATCAATAAGAGCCATGGAAGCTCATGTAGTTCACTGGTCGTGCCCGTTGAGCACGCACGCAGATGGCTTCTTCGTGGACCGCCCTCAGACGGCGCCGTGTCCCTTAGACGGGGACGGGACGACTAGAACACCACTCACCTATTTCAGCTTGCTTCCTGGAATAGCCGCACAGAAATGCCGTACATGTCCACTGCTTTCGGTTTGCAGTATCCCAACACCAGAGAATCTCTAGCTTTTTGCACCCCGTGTCCACAGTGGTTATCCACAAGCGATCTTTAAAGGCACGCGCCGCTAATGACTCGTCGCCCGTCCGCACAACAACCCTGGGCAACGTCACGCGTTCCCCCTCCTCAACGGTTTTTCTGCTCGACGCC
This region of Neospora caninum Liverpool complete genome, chromosome VI genomic DNA includes:
- a CDS encoding putative acetyltransferase domain-containing protein, which codes for MSTCVCNCTCCKQPDRRTGACCALDKKCDCSCRCCQTSSKCSQPGSDRASFTRIVEHTLLASSEEPVTKVTQERVVIEGDDGKTVTSTETECRTMFAPSSSEPEKVSSDVTITSGEAGGAEQKSSGKCKCVCCSDSSCACTCTCCKERSPTGRCCRTGEGQTKTGDKGCKKCMCCSASKGACACPCACCAPCTCSCACCKDKKKCSCCSDGDQGRCGCSCACCKKTECQCCKCCTKTCPCECQCCRVSRDKTGACGCDCACCAKSGAVTGGSCCASKKSQAQKGAMMRGGERGREERLGTARHRERTPKDEERSGDPVRKAASSYREKMCEMMAGADDAVSPCPYFSSVPRDFVKILTCKTGEQVILRRMELSDYPAVRVLLPSVSRCPTTLSDAQVASILSLPVFYAWCCFSVKNAESEGGDEREREGDLLGYCEVLLQPHLGRKPDGRLERVVVSERFRGRGLATKMCEAVVQEVRERDLCGRLDLTVEKLEARHIYENKLGFKAVDTSVLRLEF